TggaacaagaacaaaagaaattatttaattaGACAATACCACCAggaaaattaatgaaataacaaaacaaacactACAACTGATTTCTATAATAGACAGGTGGAGTGAGTTCCTATAAAACTGTGCTTTCAAgtataaaaaaaaggaagagagtTACAACTCTATGGTTGTACAATGGGAATATGTGTACCATCTACGCACCCAAAGGATTATGTTTTAGTTTAAGTGGAACGATCTTGATTCCACTAGTTAGCTTGCTGTTCTGTTATTAAAACCTCACAAGTTTTATGTGATTATGACTACATTCACTCAGAAAGGAATCTGTTTATTTTAGATAGTAGTATAAGCTAAATAAACAAATCAGTGAGGAATGTGTTCCTTGTAGAAGGATGTGATTATGTTTCTCACATAAGCTCCCTCAGCAGTGTTGAAAGAATATAACCGGTCTGGTGCATTTTCAGGTTGTGCCAGTCTATCACGTGCCATTTGCTGTGCAACAACATCATCCTCTACATTCATGCCCTGCAACTCACAAATGTTGTGAAGTACAAAACAGGCATAAATAATGCTGGGGATAACATTCAATCCTacgtcatttcttttgtttaagattTGCCATCTTGCTTTAAGACGGCCATAGGCACACTCTATTGGGTTTCTAGCACTCCTAAGCATGTTATTAAAGATAACCTCTTCATTTGTGCGAGTATTGGGGAATTCCTTCATGCAGTATGGAAGTAGGGGGTAAGCAGGATCCCCCAACAATGTAACAGGTATGTTTTCGTAGCCTGGTAAAATTTCTTTATAACACATAGGAAGTCTTTCCTCTCTTAAAAGTCTGTTTATTCTCGAATTACCAAAGACTCTTCCATCATGCACACTCCCTGGCCATTTCACGTCGACGTCTAAAAATAGCCCTTTCCAGTCACAAACTCCTTGAACATTCAAGGTGTATTTCAGTTTATAACTAAAATAGTCATGAGGATTCTCGCTTGGTTGTGCAATGGGAATATGTGTACCATCTACGCATCCAAAGGCCTGTGGAAAACCATATTTATTTTCCATGCCATCAATAAGTTCCTTCATTTCTTGAACGGTATTGGGCAATTTTATGTATCTTGGACCTAAAACATCAGTAATAATGTTGCATACTTTTCGAACAACTACGGAGACAGTGCAATGCGCAACTCCAAATGCATTTGCTGTCATCGTGAGAGAGCCTTGATCCTTCAAAAAGTATCGGGTAATGGCAAGTTGCTTTTCCACTGACAACACATCAAGTCCTCTTGGACTCCTACCAGGTTGAAGAAAGGGTCGCAATTCGTCTGCTACGGACACAAAAACCGCACGATTCATCCTTAAGTTCTTCTTCCACTCCCTTTCTGGCAAAATTCCATTGAACAAGTTGAGCCACCACTGTTCTGTCCTCCCCGAACTTCTCCACATTCTACCTCGACGGTTAATTCTTCTTCGGATGCGTAGAAGTCGTGCAACACTAGCATTGTATTGTTGCGTTGCCTGAGCAGTTAACTGCCTTTGGCGGAAGCTTTGTATCATCAAAAGTGACAGTAAAAAGCCGCAGCATTGAAATGCTGCAGCGAGAGCAGATAATAAACAGAAAAGAACACTGACCGCCAAAATGCGTCGTTCGTCCGCCATTATCTTTGTTTACATGCCTAGCGACCACGCAACAATGTCTGGTAACGTCACCCCAGGACCCCGGGGTTACAAGTTTGCATGTAAACGCGGGCCATTTTTCGACCACGGCTAGGCGGGTTACCTCACCTACCTGGGGACccccacctccatgtaaacaggcccttaatCAAAAGTTAATCGACACTCGTGGGGTGATTGCGTGatcataaaatattttacaCGAGGCGACAAGGAGGTCTGGTTCTTGTAATGAAGGTAAACCGTAACCTATTTATAAACTCGATTCGTCtagggggtcttcgttttctaggtcttcgttttctagaggtcttttttttttgtccaaaaccTCTGCGagtactttatttattattattgtttttttattattttgatttttccatttttacaaATACGCActctacttacaatacaatacaatacaatacttacaCTATTACACTAACTTCCAGTTATAATAGGGTGCTAATATATACAAAGCACTTTGTGTTTTTATTACTTGAAAGGCAGTGATTGCGAAGCATAATTACCAAAAGTCAAAAAATAGGCAGAAAATTCAGTGGCTCAAGAGACACTGATGACTAAAAGACAAGGCTTACCAAAATAATGTGTTCAAAGATTTCCACTTTTTGGGAACAGCGCTTTGTGCATTAGCCTCTATACTGTAAATTGATTTCAAGTATTGTATAGGAAGCGTTCTACTTTTGGTgcggtttcttttcttttgctcatCCAGATATAATTCCTGGCTAGAAGGCAGGAAAAATTGATTTGCTGATGGTTCTTGGAAGAATCTGGTTTTAAACCGAGAGCGACGAGTGGGTCTATTGTGTAATGTTCAAGAGTAATGTGGAGCAAATTTAGCCTTACGGttaaatcatgccaaaaagagGCCACTTTAGGACAAGCCTAAAAGAGGTGAAGTAGCTTCTCCCGTTCCCTACTACAAAAGGAGCAGTTTGGGTTGTCCCTTACTCCAATTCTTGTTAGGAAGTCATTTGTTGCTATTCGTCTATGCAAAAATTTGTACTGGAATTCAAGAATTTTCGTACTTTTAGTGTATTTAGAGGCTAGTTGGTAGGCAACCCGCCAGTTAATTGAATCAACATCATTCTGGTGGCGTGCATTTTATGGAAATTAATTTAGTGTAAACCAACTTGTTCGCACTTTGGCATTTTGCTAATTTGGCCGCAAAGCTTTCATAGTCATAGTTGTTGATATCGTTACCTGTATTCCAAAGGGATTTCAGAGTAGACATAAGGCCATAATATTTTAGAGGGCAAATATTAAGGCTGTATTTGCGCTGCATTTCAGCGAATGTTAAAAAATTGTTAGAGACATCTTTCAAATGTTTCACTTTCTTGACGCCCTTGTCAAACCATTCTCGATACAAGATAGGGCAGTTATTGATTCTTACGAGTGAGTTGTGCCATAAACTTTGTTCAAGAAATTGTTTCTCGGACATTATGTGCTCATCAAAATTAACTTCTGCCCAGATTAACAGAGTCTCCTTTATAAAGCAGTTTTTAATCTTGAGGTTCTTATTGGTGTCTTTCTTATTTAGGGTACTAGTGAGTGCTATTGAACCTCCATGTCTCTCTAGCTCAAGATCAAAGAAGTATTTCCATTTCCCCTGATTTCCTTCatctaaatatttttttaatccatGTAGCTTTTAAAGACTTACTGAAAACCTCTATACTATCACGTTGAGACCCCCATTTGGGTAAtcattaatagcggagctccgcgcgcgtagcaccatagttaagaaaatatggtaacccatcgatgtgagaaaatttggttttatagccatgacgtcatcaacgtccgtacgtacaacgtacgtacgtccgtacgtccgtccaccccttcatgtatgccaatgtgaccagtacacgtaaccatatcacgggctaattaaagtttagagctcatccaggaggcaatactacatttgacactaactagtttacagcatacatctttgatattggacatcaatgttatggtcaattgacacctgtcaaaacaaggtatccgctgaccagtatcacgtgactatatagcgggctcaagttagaccttatcgagatcagctgtttttttgaagttgaccgctgaccagggactggttgttgattggatcgcaggcccaagccaggtcagacactcacacacacctgatcgaggcttaattttcgtgctctttctgtggctcgacgcggctacacagccgtcacggtacgtcaacaaagctctcgacagtcgatgcttttcgtgttcaggtacggtatggaaaatatatttttcttgcatttttcgctggtttcagtccaggtttaacataatatagctgtggtcaggacacactggtggctatgtagttattcaagtcaagcattggagcgatataaacttaaagctgagtgtttattttgaatttgttttgggctgctttttgctctgaattgcagtttttggtatgtgttaagatttttaattttgaatctactaagattgcaagatgcctggacggcctatgacagaagagcagaaacgaaagaagagagaaagagaactagaacgacaaaacggtacaccagtaatagcttaaagttggtggaagaagttgctccacaaattcttttcttggacactaaaccgtttgttatttctacggatgagttatttcaagtggatgcatatttctaaaaagttgtttagtcgttttttcctttgctcaggaatgaaactcgaatttttattgttaactgcaattaaataacaatcatatgtagtctttttggacagaaataatcgatctttttctggtttgtttggctttaaaatgcgagccaacaagaagtttttttactccgcttgcctaattgtttttcgatgtgcctcgacagtgacaagaaaattttgcacttatgttctacacatgcaatagcaatgagttctcgtaaaaagtaaggagaaatatcaccagcttgtgttttcagaagtttgtttagagcacgtaaaggtaatttgttggagatcttgtttgagtttgtcctttctagccgattctgcttctaagccaagctggcgtgtttcaatgaagtacatcaaaatgtaaatgatctcgttttcagagataaagtggaataaataaagtacgatctgtcacatcacgagctatagtacgtctgtgagttctaattttagcgtgattcctattcgctgacttttgacagtcgactctgaaatggcttctttccttttccgttcgcttgctgaggatttgtttgttttcttttcaaactcttgcgattcaagaaaaattaattgcctaactggtgaattcaacagtagatttcgctggaaaaaccgatatcacactcatcccttcgtgattcatgcgatcagtcggtttttcaggtgaaattaaccgtggaattcactagttaggcagcgaagaaaatgacataattaagcaatttccgggaaaaccaaaaggcggacagttccaaagccttttattttcactaatcctacagccagtaagaataaacaagccgggagttCCGctcttaggcttggctaaatctatatattaattataTCTCGCTTAATTTTATCTCCTTTTCCATTCCAAGGGAATGAATAGAATAGCTTATTTACTTCTTTAATAGCTTTCTCATTTGTGTGTATGTAAAGGGGAGAGCACATATTCAAGTTCGGAAGCTACTAGGCTCTTTAGGACTGTAATTTTTCCAATTAGGGTAAGTCTGTGATATTTCCAGCAGCTTAAAACGTTTCTAACCTTATCCAGTTTTTCGTTATAATTGAAGGTTACTGTTGCTTCTGGATCACTTGAAACCCAGACGCCTAAAGCTTTAACTTTATATTTAGGCCATTTAAAATTTCTTCCAGGAGTTAATATTCCATCATTCCCACTGTTTACTCCAATCCAAAGGGTTTCCGTTTTTTTATCATTAAGTTTTAAACCAGACACTTCATAAAAATCATCCAGCGTTTTAAGAGAGGCCCTTAAAGATTCCCTTGTACCGTCAAGTATGAGtgttgtatcgtctgcatacTGGCTTAATTTGATCTCTCTACTGTTCACCAAGATACCTTTAATACTTTTATTTTCCCGAATTGCCTTGGCTAGCACTTCAACTGACAAAACAAACAGATAAGGTGAGAGAGGACTACCTGTCTTACACCTCTTTGAATTTCAAACAAATCGCTCGCCCAACCGTTATTCAAAACACAGCTTTCTGGGCGGCAATAAAAAAGATTTAGCCACTTTAACATGCtactaccaaaaccaaaatattgaaaaggTTTTCTAATGAAAGACCATTCTAtcgtgtcaaaagctttttcaaaatccAACAACAAGAGTAATCCTggaatatttttctctttggcaTAGCAAATGATACTATCAATAAGGTGAATGTTTTCTCCAATAAATCTACCTTTTATAAAACCCGTCTGGTCATAATTAATGAGATTGGAAAGAGAAGGTTTCAAGCGATTAGCAATTGACTTTGCCGCTATTTTGTAGTCGCAGTTAAGAAGGGTTAGAGGTCTCCAGTTTTTGATAAAGAATGGTTCTGCGTCTTTCTTAGGAATGAGTTTGATAATTCCTCTTCTCTGAGTTACCGAGAGTCGTCCAGTTTCATAAGCGTAATTAAGAGCTCTAATAAGGATGGCAGATATATCCttccaaaatattttataaaattcaGCTGGCAAACCATCAGTCCCAGGGGTCTTTTCTGTTCCCATATATTTGAGTGCCTCTAGGCATTCTTTTTCGGTGAGCGCTCCCTCGCACACAGTAAGATCTTGTTCTTGGATAATGCTTTCATCTTCACGCTCAGGAAAAAAGGTTGTATCATTTTGCTCGTACGTCATGCTTTTGGATGAATAGAGGTTTTTGTAGAATGACACGCATTCAGTTAAGATTTCTTTATCCGAGGTGACAAACTCATGgtcatttattttaatttg
The genomic region above belongs to Montipora capricornis isolate CH-2021 chromosome 8, ASM3666992v2, whole genome shotgun sequence and contains:
- the LOC138060275 gene encoding uncharacterized protein; protein product: MADERRILAVSVLFCLLSALAAAFQCCGFLLSLLMIQSFRQRQLTAQATQQYNASVARLLRIRRRINRRGRMWRSSGRTEQWWLNLFNGILPEREWKKNLRMNRAVFVSVADELRPFLQPGRSPRGLDVLSVEKQLAITRYFLKDQGSLTMTANAFGVAHCTVSVVVRKVCNIITDVLGPRYIKLPNTVQEMKELIDGMENKYGFPQAFGCVDGTHIPIAQPSENPHDYFSYKLKYTLNVQGVCDWKGLFLDVDVKWPGSVHDGRVFGNSRINRLLREERLPMCYKEILPGYENIPVTLLGDPAYPLLPYCMKEFPNTRTNEEVIFNNMLRSARNPIECAYGRLKARWQILNKRNDVGLNVIPSIIYACFVLHNICELQGMNVEDDVVAQQMARDRLAQPENAPDRLYSFNTAEGAYVRNIITSFYKEHIPH